A DNA window from Pseudomonas sp. B21-056 contains the following coding sequences:
- a CDS encoding LLM class flavin-dependent oxidoreductase has translation MAPGKKKILLNAFNMNCIGHINHGLWTHPQDTSTQYNTLEYWTGLALLLERGLFDGLFIADIVGVYDVYQQSLDVTLKESIQLPVNDPLLLVSAMAAVTKNLGFGLTANLTYEPPYLFARRMSTLDHLSRGRVGWNIVTGYLDSAAKAMGLTAQVEHDRRYDQADEYLQVLYKLWEGSWENDAVLNDREQRIYAQPEKVHKVRHQGEFYQVEGYHLCEPSPQRTPVLFQAGSSERGLLFAGRHAECVFISGQNKAATRSQVDKVRASAVQGGRKPEDIKVFMGLNVIVGETEAVAWAKHAEYLSYASAEAGVAHFSASTGIDFSEYALDEPIQYVKNNAIQSATRILQNNDWTRRKLLEQHALGGRYITLVGSPEQVADELESWIAETGLDGFNLTRIVTPQSYVDFIDLVIPELQRRGSYKTEYDSGTLREKLFRAEAHLPERHTGSHHRR, from the coding sequence ATGGCGCCCGGCAAAAAAAAGATTCTGCTCAACGCGTTCAACATGAACTGCATCGGGCATATCAATCATGGGCTGTGGACGCATCCCCAGGACACCTCCACCCAATACAACACGCTCGAATACTGGACCGGACTGGCGCTACTGCTGGAGCGCGGGCTGTTCGACGGCTTGTTTATCGCCGATATCGTCGGGGTCTACGACGTGTACCAGCAGTCGCTGGACGTCACCTTGAAGGAGTCGATCCAGCTACCGGTCAATGACCCGTTATTGCTGGTCAGCGCAATGGCGGCCGTGACGAAAAACCTGGGCTTCGGCCTCACCGCCAACCTGACCTACGAACCACCGTACCTGTTCGCCCGCCGCATGAGCACCCTCGACCATCTGAGTCGTGGCCGGGTCGGCTGGAACATCGTCACCGGCTACCTGGACAGCGCCGCCAAGGCGATGGGCCTGACTGCGCAGGTCGAGCATGACCGCCGCTACGACCAGGCCGACGAATACCTGCAAGTGCTCTACAAACTGTGGGAGGGCAGTTGGGAAAACGACGCGGTGCTCAACGACCGCGAACAGCGGATCTACGCCCAACCGGAGAAGGTCCACAAGGTCCGTCATCAGGGCGAGTTCTATCAGGTCGAGGGTTATCACCTCTGCGAACCTTCACCCCAGCGCACACCGGTGCTGTTCCAGGCCGGCAGTTCGGAGCGCGGACTGCTGTTCGCCGGGCGCCATGCCGAGTGCGTGTTCATCAGCGGCCAGAACAAGGCCGCGACCCGAAGCCAGGTGGACAAGGTTCGCGCCAGCGCCGTCCAGGGCGGACGCAAGCCCGAGGACATCAAGGTGTTCATGGGCCTGAACGTGATCGTCGGCGAGACCGAAGCCGTCGCCTGGGCCAAGCATGCCGAGTACCTCAGCTACGCCAGCGCCGAGGCCGGGGTCGCGCATTTCTCCGCGTCGACGGGCATCGATTTTTCCGAGTACGCACTGGATGAGCCGATCCAGTACGTGAAGAACAATGCCATCCAATCCGCCACCCGGATCCTGCAGAACAATGACTGGACCCGGCGCAAGCTACTGGAACAACACGCCTTGGGTGGCCGCTACATCACGCTGGTCGGCTCGCCCGAGCAGGTGGCCGACGAGCTGGAATCGTGGATTGCCGAAACCGGTCTCGACGGCTTCAACCTGACCCGCATTGTCACACCGCAAAGCTATGTGGACTTCATCGATCTGGTGATTCCCGAACTGCAACGGCGTGGCTCGTACAAGACTGAATATGACAGCGGCACCTTGCGGGAAAAGCTGTTTCGGGCAGAGGCTCATTTGCCCGAACGGCACACTGGTTCGCACCACCGACGATAG